CCTGCCGATCTTCGGATCCCTGCGTGCCATCCCGAACGACTATCTGCGGGCCGCCGCCGTTCTCGGCGCCTCGCGCTTCGCCACCTTCCGCGAAGTCCTGCTGCCGCTCAGCCTGCCGGGAATCGCCAGCGGATCGCTGCTGGTCTTCCTGACCGCACTTGGCTTCTTCATCACGCCGGCGCTGCTCGGCTCGCCGCAGGAACTGATGATCGCCACCCTTGTATCGCAGCAGATCCGCGAGGTTCTCGACTGGCCGTTCGCCTCGGCGCTGGTTGGCGTCCTGACGCTCTTCGTCACGCTGCTGGCCCTCATCTTCAGCAAGACCCTGCGGTTCGACCGGTTGATGGGAGCGCAATCATGAAGCCACCCGTCGACAAAGCCTCGCTGGCACTGGGCGCCTATGTCTATGCCGTTCTCGCCTTCATCATCATTCCGCTGGTCATTGTCATTCCGATGTCCTTCGGCACGAGCGATTACCTGGAATTTCCACCCCGCGGCTTCACGCTGAAATGGTACCAGGAGTTTTTCGACAGCCGCCAATGGCGCAATGCCACCTGGCTCAGCGCGCAAGTCGCCTTTCTGACCGCCATCTCGGCGTCGATCATTGGAACTGCGGCGACCTATGCCATGGTCCGCGGACGGAGCAGCCTGGCAACGCTCTTCCAGATCCTGCTGATCGGCCCGATCATCGTGCCGCATATCGCACTTGCTGTCGGCCTTTATCTGTTTTTCCAGTCGATCGGCCTGTCGGGCACCGTTCCAGGCTTCGTTCTCGCTCACACCATTCTGGCGCTTCCCTTCGTCGTCTTCACCACCGCGTCCGCGCTGGGCAAGGTGGATGCGAACCTCGAAGCTGCGGCGATGAGCTGCGGCGCGAGCCGTTTCAACGCCTTTCGCCTGATCACGCTTCCGCTCATCTTGCCGAACGTGATCAGTGGCGCACTGTTCGCCTTCATCATCTCCTTCGATGAACCGGTCGTGTCCTTCTTCCTCTCCGGCGTCCGCTACAAGACCCTGCCGCGCCGGATGTTCGAAGACATCGAGCAAAATCTCACCCCCATCATACCGGCGATCGCGACGCTGCTGATCGTCCTCTCCATCGCGATACTCGCCATCGCCTTCCTGATGAGGTCGCGTGCAAAAGCCTGACTGGGAACAAAGCTTAGAACTTAAAAACAAGAGGAGAACCATCATGCCGATACAGAACTGGAAATGGACCACCGCAGCGATTGCGATCGCCGCGGGACTTGCCGGCACGACACCCGCCGTCGCGCAGGAACTGGAAGATCAGCTGGTTATCGCCACGACGGGCGGCCTGATGGGCAACTCGCTGGCCAAGTATTTCTACGAGCCTTTCGCAAAAGCCAAGGATGTCGAAGTGGTGCCGGTCGCCATCGAGGTTCCCGACCAGTGGGCGCGTTCGGAAGCGATGATGCGCACCGGCAATGTCGAATTCGACATTGTCACCGCCACCGGTCCGGATCTCGTTGCGCGCACCGAGATGCTCGAAAAGATCGACTGCAGCCAGCTTCCCAGTGTTCAGAAGTTCGGCGTCTCGGATGCCTGCACGCCCTACGGCGTCGTGCGCACCACCGGCGGCATGCTGATCAACTACAATACCGAGGCTTTCAAGGACAAGGCGCCGACCACCTGGGCCGACTTCTGGAACGTCAAGGACTTCCCCGGCCCGCGCGGCCTGCCCGATACCGGCGATCGCGACTGGTGGGTTCCCGTCGCCGCCCTTCTGGCGGACGGCGTCAAGCAGAGCGAACTGTTTCCGCTCGATCTCGACCGCGCCTACAAGAAGCTCGATGAGATCCGCCCGCATGTCGCCGTCTGGTGGAAGACCGGCGACCAGGTGCAGCAGATCATGCGCAACAAGGAAGTCGTCATGACCATGAGCTATTCCGGCCGCGCGCTGGCAGTGGTCAAGGAAGGCGGGCCGGTTGCCATGTCCTGGGACGGTGCGATCCGCGACACAGGCTATATGGCGATCCTCAAGGGTGCTCCCGACAAGAATGCAGCGCTTGCCTATCTCGACTTCTTCTATGCCAATGCAGAGGCCCATGTGCCCTTCATGCGGGACGTGAACTACGCAACCGGCAGCAAGACGGTCTACGACCAGCTGAAGCCGGAGGAAGCCAAGCTCTTTGCCACCTCGCCGGAAAACTACGAGAAGCTGGTGAAGCCCGACTTCGCCTGGATCGGCGCCCATCGCGATGAACTGCGCCAGCGCTGGACGGCGTGGCTGACCCGCTGATCGCGGGCTCCTGAGCATCGGGCCGTTTCCAAATTCGCCCGACGCTATAGAGGGGCAGCCATCCCTGCCCCTCATCACCTCCTCCCCGGGCCGCGGGGAGCAGGCCCGACAGGCCAAAGGGCAGACCCGGACAATTGCAACGACAGGAACGATTTGCATGGATCACACCAGTGACCCGAACGCGCTGCGCTATGTCATCGATCCGCAGCGGCTCGATCTCGTGGAGGAATTCCGCAAGAGCCCGCTCGGCGTGCATAGCGCCGAGCTGCGCAAGATGCTGGCGAAGATGCGCTGGGGCAAGGCGCAGGGCCGCCTCGTCCTGATCGTGCTGGAGGCCGGCAAGGCGTGGCGTCTTTCGCGCATTCCCGAGCGTCGCGGCGATCCGATGCCATTCGTCGACGATCGCATCTTCACGTCGCTTTCCGAGGCGGAATGGCATGTTTTCAAGATCCGCTGGCAGGCCATGACCGGCCAAACGCTACCCCCGGAGTATCAAGGTGATCTATAAGACCAACGAATATCTCGGCTACCCCGACCGGATCAGCGTGCCGGCCGGCGAAACCGTCAAGTTCCAGCTGTCGAGCCGGCGCGACGCCGTCAAGGTCGAAGTCCTGCGCCTGCGCTGCGGCGATGTCGACGTCAACGGGCCAGGCTTCAAGTATGACCTGATGGACAGCGCCATAGACGGCGTTCACGCCTGCCTGGACCAGGAGATCCGGCCCGGCTCCTGCGCGGTGATCGAGCATGGCGGCACGCTTGTTCCCAGTGGCAACGGCTGGTCCTTCGGCTGCTATATCTATCCCACCCACATCGCCGATAATGGTCGCGGCATCATGAGCAACTGGTGCGAAACCACCGGCCAGGGCTATGCGCTCGAGCTCGACTCCGAAGGCCGCCCCGTCCTGCGCCTGGGAAGCACCTGCCTCACCCTCGACGTCAAGGTTCGCGAACGGGTCTGGTCCTTCATCTCCGCAACGCTCGACCTCGCCAAAAAGACCGCCAGGTTGTCCTTGATCGTGCCGGCCGACGGCACGCGTCCGGCAGCGGCCCATGCGAAGAGCTTTGCGCTTCCCGATGTCCTGCCGCTCGACAGCGGCCTCGATTTTCTGATCGCCGCCCACCACCTGGACCCCGCGAACCGCTACACGGCGCATTTCGACGGGAAGATCGAGGCGCCGCGGATCGTCTCCAGCTCTCTGGA
The sequence above is a segment of the Rhizobium sp. SSA_523 genome. Coding sequences within it:
- a CDS encoding extracellular solute-binding protein, coding for MPIQNWKWTTAAIAIAAGLAGTTPAVAQELEDQLVIATTGGLMGNSLAKYFYEPFAKAKDVEVVPVAIEVPDQWARSEAMMRTGNVEFDIVTATGPDLVARTEMLEKIDCSQLPSVQKFGVSDACTPYGVVRTTGGMLINYNTEAFKDKAPTTWADFWNVKDFPGPRGLPDTGDRDWWVPVAALLADGVKQSELFPLDLDRAYKKLDEIRPHVAVWWKTGDQVQQIMRNKEVVMTMSYSGRALAVVKEGGPVAMSWDGAIRDTGYMAILKGAPDKNAALAYLDFFYANAEAHVPFMRDVNYATGSKTVYDQLKPEEAKLFATSPENYEKLVKPDFAWIGAHRDELRQRWTAWLTR
- a CDS encoding ABC transporter permease gives rise to the protein MKPPVDKASLALGAYVYAVLAFIIIPLVIVIPMSFGTSDYLEFPPRGFTLKWYQEFFDSRQWRNATWLSAQVAFLTAISASIIGTAATYAMVRGRSSLATLFQILLIGPIIVPHIALAVGLYLFFQSIGLSGTVPGFVLAHTILALPFVVFTTASALGKVDANLEAAAMSCGASRFNAFRLITLPLILPNVISGALFAFIISFDEPVVSFFLSGVRYKTLPRRMFEDIEQNLTPIIPAIATLLIVLSIAILAIAFLMRSRAKA